Part of the Pedobacter roseus genome is shown below.
CCAGCATAAGGGCAGATTAGGGTATAGACGGATGGTCTATGCCCTAAGGGAGCTGGGCTTTCATCTCAATGATAAAACAGTTCTGCGCCTCATGAAGTCGATGGGGCTGAAAAGTGTGATCAGGGTAAAGAAATATAAAACCTATAGGGGGCAGTTCGGTAAAGTGGCCGAGAATGTATTGCAGCGTAACTTTAGAGCAGATAGGCCTTTCCAAAAATGGGCAACAGATGTTACAGAGTTTAAAGTAGGCGTACAAAAGTTATATCTTTCGCCTATAATAGATCTTTTTAATGGTGAGATAATAAGTTACAAATTGTCGGAAAGGCCGAATTTTAAGCAAGTAACAGAAATGATCAAAGAAGCTTTTATACGCATACCCAAGCAACAAACAGCGCTTATCTTACATTCCGATCAGGGATGGCAGTACCAAATGAAGGCGTACCAAAAGCTCCTTCAGGAAAAAGCTGTTATACAGAGCATGTCAAGGAAGGGAAATTGCCTGGACAATGCAGTCATTGAAAACTTTTTTGGAACTATAAAATCCGAACTGTTTTACCTGAAAAAATATCAAACCATAGAAGAACTAAAAATGGAAATCAAATCTTACATAAGCTATTATAATAACGACAGGA
Proteins encoded:
- a CDS encoding IS3 family transposase; the protein is MQGLRQKHDLKMLLQAADMARSTFYYQIQKNKKADKYGHLKIQIKNLYDQHKGRLGYRRMVYALRELGFHLNDKTVLRLMKSMGLKSVIRVKKYKTYRGQFGKVAENVLQRNFRADRPFQKWATDVTEFKVGVQKLYLSPIIDLFNGEIISYKLSERPNFKQVTEMIKEAFIRIPKQQTALILHSDQGWQYQMKAYQKLLQEKAVIQSMSRKGNCLDNAVIENFFGTIKSELFYLKKYQTIEELKMEIKSYISYYNNDRIRLNLKGMSPVKYRTQMWKN